A genomic window from Thermodesulfitimonas autotrophica includes:
- the iorA gene encoding indolepyruvate ferredoxin oxidoreductase subunit alpha encodes MQLKILSGNEAIAYGALEAGLHVATGYPGTPSSEVLGTLARLAPEYGFYAEWSTNEKVALEVAAGAALSGARALVTMKQVGLNVAADALMTLAYLGVVGGLVLVVADDPGPHSSQNEQDTRLFGRFAKVPVLDPATPREAKAMTVFAFDLAERLQLPVILRPTTRVSHVCQEMDVCPAYRPRPVEGFRQDPRWVCMPSLAAQRHVWLNTVQEQVAALLGESPFNFATVAGEAGIIACGVSFNYIREALRLLGQEVSVLKIGTPYPLPEKPVVDFLRRMKRVLVVEELEPVVEDQVVAMAWRHGLRLSIAGKRDGTVPREGEFDVDRVAPIVAAFLGVPYRQIPKTLPPPLPRRGPVLCAGCPHRASFYIFKEAAQGMDVVFTGDIGCYTLGLAPPLEAVHTCLCMGAGIGMAAGIHRVNPGKKCVAFIGDSTFFHAGLPGLINAVYNRAEIVVVVLDNRTTAMTGHQPHPGTGRTATGGETAVVDIASLARACGVTYVREVDPFDTDTALVTASEALRHSGPAVVVMKSPCTKLVKPITRYRVVTERCVGCEECIRKVGCPAFLPGAEGPVIGSDCTGCGLCAAVCPADAIERVTE; translated from the coding sequence TTGCAGCTAAAAATCTTATCGGGTAACGAAGCAATCGCCTACGGAGCACTAGAAGCCGGTCTCCACGTGGCTACCGGTTACCCCGGTACCCCGTCTTCGGAAGTTCTGGGCACTCTCGCCCGCCTGGCACCGGAATATGGCTTCTACGCCGAATGGTCCACCAACGAGAAAGTTGCCCTGGAGGTAGCCGCAGGTGCAGCGTTGAGTGGCGCCCGCGCGCTCGTGACGATGAAACAAGTAGGCCTAAATGTTGCCGCCGACGCCCTGATGACCCTGGCTTACCTCGGGGTGGTAGGGGGGCTTGTCCTCGTAGTGGCGGACGACCCCGGCCCGCATAGCTCGCAGAACGAGCAGGATACCCGGCTTTTCGGCCGGTTTGCCAAGGTGCCGGTACTCGATCCGGCTACCCCGCGCGAGGCGAAAGCGATGACGGTTTTCGCCTTTGACCTTGCCGAGCGGCTCCAGCTGCCCGTGATCCTTCGCCCCACCACGCGCGTTTCCCATGTCTGCCAGGAGATGGATGTGTGCCCAGCTTACCGGCCCCGGCCGGTGGAAGGATTCAGGCAGGACCCCCGGTGGGTTTGCATGCCCTCCCTCGCCGCCCAACGGCACGTGTGGCTTAACACCGTCCAGGAGCAGGTGGCAGCGCTCCTGGGCGAATCACCCTTTAACTTTGCCACGGTGGCCGGCGAAGCCGGCATCATCGCTTGCGGGGTTAGCTTCAATTACATCCGTGAAGCACTCCGGTTGCTGGGGCAGGAGGTCTCGGTGCTTAAAATCGGTACCCCTTACCCCCTTCCGGAGAAACCGGTGGTCGACTTCCTCCGCCGGATGAAACGGGTGCTGGTGGTGGAAGAACTGGAACCGGTGGTGGAAGACCAGGTAGTAGCCATGGCCTGGCGGCACGGCTTGCGTCTTTCGATTGCGGGCAAACGCGACGGCACCGTTCCGCGCGAAGGAGAGTTCGATGTTGACCGGGTTGCGCCGATAGTAGCGGCCTTCTTAGGGGTTCCGTACCGGCAGATTCCGAAAACGCTGCCGCCGCCACTCCCCCGGCGAGGCCCTGTTTTGTGCGCCGGTTGCCCGCACCGCGCCTCCTTCTACATTTTCAAGGAGGCAGCACAGGGGATGGATGTTGTTTTTACCGGGGACATCGGCTGTTACACCCTGGGCTTGGCCCCGCCTCTGGAAGCGGTGCATACCTGTCTCTGCATGGGCGCAGGCATCGGCATGGCGGCAGGCATCCACCGCGTTAACCCGGGGAAAAAGTGCGTCGCTTTCATCGGCGACTCCACTTTCTTTCATGCCGGACTGCCCGGCTTAATCAACGCCGTTTACAACCGGGCGGAGATCGTAGTGGTGGTGCTTGATAACCGAACTACCGCGATGACCGGGCACCAACCGCACCCGGGTACAGGGCGCACCGCCACCGGCGGCGAAACAGCCGTGGTGGACATCGCCAGCTTGGCCCGCGCCTGCGGGGTTACCTACGTCCGGGAAGTGGACCCCTTCGACACCGACACGGCACTGGTTACCGCGAGTGAGGCGCTGCGCCACAGCGGACCAGCCGTAGTAGTGATGAAAAGCCCCTGCACAAAGCTGGTCAAACCTATTACCCGTTACCGGGTGGTCACGGAAAGGTGCGTGGGCTGCGAAGAGTGTATCCGAAAGGTCGGTTGTCCGGCATTCCTACCCGGGGCAGAAGGACCGGTAATCGGTAGCGATTGCACCGGCTGCGGGCTCTGTGCCGCCGTCTGCCCCGCTGACGCTATCGAAAGGGTGACAGAATGA
- a CDS encoding ABC transporter substrate-binding protein → MLKRSVKLICLLALFLFVAGCGKAKTTTAPAPQSAPKEPYKIGAIVDASGPAASLGEPERDTLKMLADELNAKGGINGHPVELIILDNKSLESEAVLAAKRLIDQDKVLAIIGCTQSSTSLAIVDTVTKAQVPTVSMAASAKIVTPVAERHWVFKTAQSDIIVANKIAKYLTDKGVKNVAFLSVNNAFGDSGLVNFEKAAQANGLNILLKEKFEATDTDMTAQLAKVKASQAQATVVWAIPPAASIVTKNFRDLGIKMPLIQTHGIGNKKFLELAGTAANGVVAPMGKLLVAEQLPDSDPQKQVLLKYIADYQKRYNARPNTFGGHAYDAFNLVVKAIEQAGPDRAKIRDALEQITGYAGISGVFNMSPQDHNGLGEDSMVMVEIKDGKWQLLQ, encoded by the coding sequence ATGCTGAAGCGGAGCGTTAAACTGATTTGCCTGCTGGCGCTTTTCCTTTTTGTGGCCGGTTGCGGTAAGGCCAAAACCACAACCGCCCCCGCACCACAAAGCGCGCCCAAGGAGCCCTACAAGATCGGCGCCATCGTTGATGCGAGCGGCCCCGCAGCCTCGCTCGGCGAGCCGGAAAGGGATACGTTGAAGATGCTCGCCGATGAACTCAACGCCAAAGGGGGCATCAACGGCCACCCGGTCGAGCTTATCATCCTCGATAACAAGAGTCTCGAAAGCGAAGCGGTCCTGGCGGCCAAAAGGCTCATCGACCAGGATAAGGTCCTGGCCATCATCGGCTGCACCCAAAGCAGCACTTCGCTGGCTATCGTAGACACCGTCACCAAAGCCCAGGTGCCCACGGTTTCGATGGCGGCCTCTGCCAAGATTGTCACCCCCGTTGCCGAGCGCCACTGGGTTTTCAAGACCGCGCAGAGCGACATCATCGTCGCTAACAAGATCGCCAAGTACCTCACCGACAAGGGCGTCAAGAACGTGGCTTTCCTTTCGGTCAACAACGCCTTCGGCGACTCGGGCCTGGTCAATTTTGAGAAGGCCGCCCAGGCAAACGGGCTTAACATCCTCCTGAAGGAAAAATTTGAGGCGACCGATACCGACATGACCGCCCAGCTCGCCAAGGTCAAGGCGTCCCAAGCACAAGCCACCGTCGTCTGGGCGATTCCGCCGGCAGCTTCAATTGTTACGAAGAACTTCCGCGATCTTGGTATCAAGATGCCGCTCATCCAAACCCACGGGATCGGCAACAAGAAGTTCCTCGAACTCGCCGGCACTGCGGCCAACGGTGTAGTGGCCCCGATGGGCAAGCTTCTGGTAGCCGAACAGCTTCCGGACAGTGACCCGCAGAAGCAGGTGCTCCTCAAGTATATCGCGGATTACCAGAAGCGGTACAACGCCCGTCCGAACACCTTTGGCGGCCATGCCTACGATGCGTTTAACTTGGTGGTAAAGGCCATCGAGCAAGCCGGTCCCGACCGGGCGAAGATCCGGGACGCCCTCGAGCAGATTACCGGCTACGCTGGTATCAGCGGTGTCTTCAACATGTCACCCCAGGATCACAACGGCCTCGGCGAGGATTCGATGGTTATGGTGGAGATCAAGGACGGCAAGTGGCAGCTTCTCCAATAA
- a CDS encoding 2-oxoacid:acceptor oxidoreductase family protein, with translation MSFDVVIAGVGGQGNILATRVFARAAVAAGFGVLTSESVGMAQRGGPVASHVRIGHDLSGAIIPDGKADLVIGLELAETARVLPKLRSGGQVIAATTVIQPPALILTGAAYDAAAIAAYLREAVPGLLLIDAADVATRAGNRRTANSVLLGAASTLGSFLPFAPELLLPALLESLPPGLQEVNRHAFTLGRQEAERIRTAGQGT, from the coding sequence ATGAGCTTCGATGTGGTTATCGCCGGCGTCGGCGGGCAGGGGAACATCCTCGCCACCCGCGTCTTTGCCCGGGCGGCCGTAGCGGCCGGCTTTGGGGTGCTAACTTCGGAAAGCGTCGGGATGGCGCAGCGCGGGGGACCCGTCGCCAGTCACGTCCGGATCGGCCACGATCTTTCCGGGGCCATTATCCCAGACGGGAAAGCAGACCTCGTGATCGGCCTCGAGCTGGCGGAAACAGCCCGCGTTCTTCCCAAGCTGCGTTCCGGCGGCCAGGTCATAGCCGCCACCACCGTCATCCAGCCGCCGGCGCTGATCTTGACCGGCGCCGCCTACGATGCGGCGGCTATAGCCGCCTATCTCCGCGAGGCGGTCCCCGGCCTCCTGCTGATCGACGCTGCCGACGTTGCCACCCGGGCCGGTAACCGCCGGACAGCCAACAGCGTGCTATTAGGCGCTGCCAGCACCCTGGGCAGCTTTCTCCCGTTTGCTCCCGAATTGCTTTTGCCTGCGCTTCTCGAAAGCCTGCCGCCCGGCCTCCAGGAAGTTAACCGGCACGCCTTCACCCTCGGCAGGCAGGAGGCGGAAAGGATCCGGACGGCGGGACAAGGCACTTGA
- a CDS encoding phenylacetate--CoA ligase family protein gives MAELSRVVPEGDQLRARQEELLRQLIGRLFANSPFYRAKLRAAGIEPGDITTLSDLDRVPFTTKEELREAYPLGLMAVPEEAVVRIHSSSGTTGKPVIVPYTAKDVEDWTTMFARCYTMAGVGRRDRVQVTPGYGLWTAGIGFQTAAERIGAMVVPMGPGNTEKQLQMMVDLETTVLTATSSYALLLAEEINRRGLRERIKLKRGILGSERWSDRMRARIEKLLGIETFDIYGMTEVYGPGIAIDCPLHRGLHYWADYLLFEVIDPETGKEVPPGTQGELVITTLVKEGMPLLRYRTRDITRLIPTSCPCGSPYPMIDRILGRTDDMIKIKGVNIYPGQIDFVLKSVPGLSSEYQIILTREAGRDQALVKVEGEPGVDAAAAAAACRNAIKTHIGVTFAVEVVPFGSLPRSEKKTQRVFDLRET, from the coding sequence ATGGCTGAGCTGAGCCGAGTAGTCCCGGAAGGGGACCAGTTACGCGCCCGCCAGGAGGAATTACTCCGGCAGTTGATTGGGCGTCTCTTTGCAAACTCGCCCTTTTACCGGGCCAAACTCCGTGCCGCGGGAATAGAACCCGGCGATATAACAACTCTCAGCGACTTAGACCGGGTTCCCTTCACCACCAAGGAAGAGCTGCGGGAGGCCTATCCGCTTGGACTGATGGCGGTACCGGAGGAAGCGGTGGTTCGCATTCATTCCTCTTCGGGAACTACAGGTAAACCCGTTATCGTGCCCTACACCGCGAAGGACGTGGAAGACTGGACCACCATGTTTGCCCGCTGTTACACGATGGCCGGCGTCGGCCGGCGGGACCGGGTGCAGGTGACGCCCGGCTACGGGCTGTGGACAGCAGGCATCGGCTTCCAAACGGCAGCCGAGAGGATAGGGGCGATGGTGGTGCCGATGGGACCCGGCAACACCGAAAAACAGTTACAGATGATGGTCGATCTCGAAACCACGGTGCTTACGGCCACTTCCTCCTATGCCCTACTGCTGGCCGAAGAGATTAACCGGCGCGGCCTGCGGGAAAGGATCAAGCTCAAACGCGGCATCTTAGGTTCGGAGCGCTGGAGCGACAGGATGCGGGCCCGCATCGAGAAACTGCTCGGCATCGAAACCTTCGACATTTACGGGATGACCGAGGTTTACGGCCCCGGCATCGCCATCGATTGCCCGCTGCACCGGGGGCTACATTACTGGGCCGATTACCTGCTCTTCGAGGTGATCGACCCAGAAACCGGAAAAGAGGTGCCGCCAGGAACCCAAGGAGAGCTGGTAATTACCACGTTAGTTAAAGAAGGGATGCCGCTACTCCGCTACCGGACACGGGACATTACCCGCCTGATCCCCACGTCCTGTCCCTGCGGGAGCCCTTACCCGATGATCGACCGGATCTTAGGGCGCACCGATGACATGATTAAAATCAAGGGGGTGAACATCTACCCAGGACAAATCGATTTTGTCCTCAAATCGGTTCCCGGCCTCAGCAGCGAGTACCAGATCATCCTCACGCGGGAAGCAGGACGCGACCAAGCGCTGGTAAAGGTAGAAGGAGAACCCGGCGTAGATGCCGCTGCTGCCGCTGCCGCCTGTCGCAACGCGATCAAGACCCATATCGGGGTGACGTTCGCGGTGGAGGTAGTTCCGTTCGGCAGCCTGCCCCGTAGTGAAAAGAAAACGCAACGCGTTTTTGACCTAAGGGAAACATAA
- a CDS encoding DMT family transporter gives MFGLKLFPLLLAALAGSVMAVQGAVNALMGKIAGVCLATFIVHAVGTAFAGLLLPFARGGFSRVGQAPWYAWTGGVFGVLIIYSVARCIPKVGVAPATTAIILGQVLTATIIDHFGLFGMTRLPFSCWRILGVAFLAAGAWCLLKK, from the coding sequence ATGTTCGGTTTAAAGCTTTTTCCGCTGCTTCTGGCGGCCCTTGCAGGGTCCGTTATGGCGGTGCAGGGTGCGGTGAACGCGCTCATGGGGAAGATTGCCGGCGTATGTCTGGCCACCTTCATCGTCCACGCGGTGGGAACGGCTTTTGCGGGGCTGTTGTTGCCGTTTGCGCGGGGCGGTTTTTCGCGTGTCGGTCAGGCGCCGTGGTACGCCTGGACGGGCGGCGTGTTCGGGGTTTTGATCATTTACAGCGTTGCCCGGTGCATTCCCAAGGTTGGCGTGGCGCCCGCAACGACCGCGATCATCTTAGGGCAGGTGCTGACGGCGACGATAATCGACCATTTCGGTCTTTTCGGGATGACCCGCCTTCCTTTTAGCTGCTGGCGTATCCTCGGGGTTGCCTTCCTGGCCGCAGGGGCCTGGTGCCTGCTAAAAAAATAG